The following are encoded together in the Zingiber officinale cultivar Zhangliang chromosome 8A, Zo_v1.1, whole genome shotgun sequence genome:
- the LOC122008476 gene encoding uncharacterized protein LOC122008476 isoform X2, translating into MDVKNFVNFIVCLSLVLTLPMYGSGGRIRAGNLSFELGNSELIDSSQMMSARFSSMFIIQESNVFYTGEKRVHCLSQIFWLPIRKMQAPIEEILAMPNGKIVPCALLALHYEEHSFSEII; encoded by the exons ATGGATGTGAAGAACTTTGTGAATTTTATTGTTTGTCTGAGTTTGGTCCTTACTTTGCCGATGTACGGATCTGGTGGGAGGATAAGAGCGGGGAACTTGTCATTCGAATTGGGAAATTCTGAGCTGATAGATTCTTCTCAGATGATGAGTGCACG ATTCTCAAGTATGTTTATTATACAAGAATCCAATGTTTTTTACACAGGCGAAAAAAGAGTACATTGCCTGTCTCAAATCTTTTGGTTACCAATTAGAAAAATGCAGGCACCTATCGAAGAAATACTTGCAATGCCGAATGGAAAG ATTGTGCCTTGTGCATTGTTAGCACTCCACTATGAAGAACACTCCTTCTCAGAAATAATCTAG